A single region of the Aeromicrobium chenweiae genome encodes:
- a CDS encoding acyl-CoA dehydrogenase family protein yields MPAFDRLDPLSLDDLLSPDEVAVRDSVRTMLAQQVQPDVAEWFEAGKVPAPRELFREFGKLGLLGMHLEGYTLPGMSSVDYGLACAELEACDSGIRSMVSVQGSLAMYAIWRWASEEEKQRWLPGMGAGEIVGCFGLTEPDHGSDPGRMRTTARRDGGDWVLDGTKMWISNGTFADVAVVWAQTDEGIRGFAVPTDSPGFSAREIKHKMSLRASATAELILEGVRLPDSARFPEVRGLKGPLSCLTEARYGIVWGSMGAARSSYEAALDYARTREQFGRPIGGFQLTQAKLADMCLELHKGLLLALHLGRRKDDVGLTTEQVSFGKLNNVREALEICRTSRTILGANGISLEYPVIRHMNNLESVLTYEGTVEMHQLILGQALTGQNAFS; encoded by the coding sequence ATGCCTGCCTTCGACCGTCTCGACCCGCTCTCGCTCGACGATCTCCTGAGCCCCGACGAGGTCGCGGTCCGCGACAGCGTTCGCACGATGCTCGCGCAGCAGGTGCAGCCGGACGTCGCCGAGTGGTTCGAGGCGGGGAAGGTCCCGGCCCCGCGCGAGCTCTTCCGCGAGTTCGGCAAGCTGGGGCTGCTCGGCATGCACCTGGAGGGCTACACGCTGCCTGGCATGTCGTCGGTCGACTACGGCCTGGCGTGCGCGGAGCTCGAGGCGTGCGACTCCGGGATCCGGTCCATGGTGTCGGTGCAGGGCTCGTTGGCGATGTACGCGATCTGGCGCTGGGCGTCCGAGGAGGAGAAGCAGCGCTGGCTCCCCGGCATGGGTGCCGGCGAGATCGTCGGGTGCTTCGGTCTGACCGAGCCCGACCACGGCTCCGACCCCGGCCGCATGCGGACGACCGCCCGACGCGACGGCGGCGACTGGGTCCTCGACGGCACCAAGATGTGGATCTCCAACGGCACGTTCGCGGACGTCGCGGTCGTCTGGGCGCAGACCGACGAGGGCATCCGCGGCTTCGCGGTCCCCACGGACTCGCCGGGATTCTCGGCCCGCGAGATCAAGCACAAGATGTCGCTGCGGGCGTCCGCGACGGCCGAGCTGATCCTGGAGGGCGTCCGGCTGCCCGACTCCGCGCGGTTCCCCGAGGTCCGCGGGCTCAAGGGGCCGCTGTCGTGCCTCACCGAGGCGCGGTACGGCATCGTCTGGGGATCGATGGGCGCGGCGCGTTCGTCGTACGAGGCGGCGCTCGACTACGCCCGCACGCGTGAGCAGTTCGGCCGCCCCATCGGGGGCTTCCAGCTGACCCAGGCCAAGCTCGCCGACATGTGCCTGGAGCTGCACAAGGGCCTGCTGCTGGCGCTGCACCTCGGCCGCCGCAAGGATGACGTGGGCCTGACGACCGAGCAGGTCAGCTTCGGCAAGCTCAACAACGTCCGCGAGGCGCTCGAGATCTGCCGGACGTCCCGCACGATCCTCGGAGCCAACGGCATCTCGCTGGAGTATCCGGTGATCCGCCACATGAACAACCTCGAGTCGGTGCTGACCTACGAGGGCACCGTCGAGATGCACCAGCTGATCCTCGGCCAGGCCCTGACGGGTCAGAACGCGTTCAGCTGA
- the sigK gene encoding ECF RNA polymerase sigma factor SigK yields the protein MSSSARLRVAGEPGDEPGGAANLGDLLTRVGRGDEIAFAAVYDALGASVFGLARRVIRDPSRAEEVTQEVFIQVWQSAARFDAARGSAKSWVLTLAHRRAVDAVRHDQAATNRENRYDWSNGPDYDEVEETVTISLEHEQVKRCLDGLTELQREAVTLAYYQGYTYAEVATTLEANAATVKTRMRDGIVRLRDCMGVAS from the coding sequence GTGTCGTCATCCGCGCGGCTGAGAGTTGCGGGCGAACCGGGCGACGAGCCGGGCGGTGCTGCCAATCTCGGCGATCTCCTGACCAGGGTCGGTCGCGGCGACGAGATCGCGTTCGCGGCCGTCTACGACGCGCTCGGCGCCTCGGTGTTCGGCCTGGCGCGGCGCGTCATCCGCGATCCGTCCCGTGCCGAGGAGGTCACGCAAGAGGTGTTCATCCAGGTGTGGCAGTCAGCCGCCCGTTTCGACGCAGCCCGAGGCAGCGCCAAGAGCTGGGTCCTCACGCTCGCCCACCGCCGCGCCGTCGACGCCGTGCGGCACGACCAGGCAGCGACCAACCGCGAGAACCGCTACGACTGGTCGAACGGCCCCGACTACGACGAGGTCGAGGAGACGGTGACGATCAGCCTCGAGCACGAGCAGGTCAAGCGGTGCCTCGACGGGCTCACCGAGCTGCAGCGCGAGGCGGTCACGCTGGCGTACTACCAGGGCTACACGTACGCCGAGGTCGCCACGACCCTCGAGGCCAACGCCGCCACGGTCAAGACCCGGATGCGAGACGGCATCGTCCGCCTGCGCGACTGCATGGGGGTGGCGTCATGA
- a CDS encoding alpha/beta fold hydrolase: MTSPLILIAAAMAVPSGFYRPLVAEFEERGWEARALPTHGFERGEPIASRDHDWSYADGIDQIADAVGKARADQPERPVIVLGHSLGAQLCLGHELNHPPSDGFVSVGAGVPHFRHYPYGGAPLLVLSLAVPVVTRILGYVPKPFFGAPGARTLMTEWARFMRTGRPPFPVPGKVTTPSLVVQLQGDALAVSTANKAFVARFLDPDVTTRWVYTRAAAPEGGSTDHLHWVKTPGPVVDQVVSWWATAHPHP, from the coding sequence GTGACTTCACCTCTCATCCTGATCGCCGCCGCGATGGCGGTGCCGTCCGGCTTCTACCGCCCCCTGGTGGCCGAGTTCGAGGAGCGCGGCTGGGAGGCACGAGCGCTGCCCACCCACGGGTTCGAGCGCGGCGAGCCGATCGCCTCGCGGGACCACGACTGGAGCTACGCGGACGGGATCGACCAGATCGCCGACGCGGTGGGCAAGGCGCGGGCCGACCAGCCCGAGCGCCCGGTGATCGTGCTCGGGCACAGCCTCGGCGCCCAGCTCTGCCTCGGCCACGAGCTCAACCATCCACCGAGCGACGGCTTCGTCTCGGTCGGCGCCGGTGTGCCCCACTTCCGTCACTACCCGTACGGCGGCGCTCCTCTGCTGGTCCTCAGCCTCGCCGTCCCGGTGGTGACGCGGATCCTCGGGTACGTCCCGAAGCCGTTCTTCGGCGCACCGGGGGCACGCACGCTCATGACCGAGTGGGCCCGCTTCATGCGGACCGGCCGGCCGCCGTTCCCCGTCCCGGGCAAGGTGACCACGCCGTCGCTGGTCGTCCAGCTCCAGGGCGACGCCCTGGCCGTCTCGACCGCCAACAAGGCGTTCGTCGCCCGCTTCCTGGACCCGGACGTGACGACCCGCTGGGTCTACACGCGGGCCGCCGCGCCCGAGGGCGGCAGCACCGACCACCTGCACTGGGTCAAGACGCCCGGCCCCGTCGTCGACCAGGTCGTCTCCTGGTGGGCCACCGCCCACCCCCACCCCTGA
- a CDS encoding anti-sigma factor has protein sequence MTDLHSLLAPYALNALDREERDRFEAHLDQCTHCQDELAGFVATAARLGDAVGHTPPPALRDRLLAEISQTPQERPVVTALAQRRGLRRTLPRLAMAAAFLIGAAGVGGYVVEHQNASQERQHNAQVQRVLASADAQTVEKVFDDGGNVRMVMSPSKDAAVIFANELPDPGDGKVYQVWLVGAKGPTSQGWFKRSDEMVMDGITRADRVAVTVEPAGGSKQPTSPPIATIPV, from the coding sequence ATGACCGACCTGCACTCCCTGCTCGCGCCGTACGCGCTGAACGCCCTGGACCGCGAGGAGCGCGACCGCTTCGAGGCCCACCTGGACCAGTGCACCCACTGCCAGGACGAGCTCGCCGGGTTCGTGGCCACCGCGGCGCGCCTCGGTGACGCGGTCGGGCACACCCCGCCGCCCGCCCTGCGTGACCGGCTGCTGGCCGAGATCAGCCAGACGCCGCAGGAGCGGCCCGTCGTCACCGCGCTCGCGCAGCGTCGCGGCCTGCGACGTACGCTCCCCCGTCTCGCGATGGCGGCAGCGTTCCTGATCGGGGCCGCCGGCGTCGGCGGCTACGTGGTGGAGCACCAGAACGCCTCGCAGGAGCGCCAGCACAACGCCCAGGTCCAGCGCGTGCTGGCATCGGCCGATGCGCAGACCGTCGAGAAGGTCTTCGACGACGGCGGCAACGTCCGCATGGTCATGTCGCCGTCCAAGGACGCCGCGGTGATCTTCGCGAACGAGCTGCCCGACCCGGGCGACGGCAAGGTCTACCAGGTGTGGCTGGTCGGCGCGAAGGGCCCGACGAGCCAGGGCTGGTTCAAGCGCAGCGACGAGATGGTCATGGACGGCATCACGCGGGCCGACCGCGTCGCCGTCACCGTCGAGCCGGCCGGCGGCTCCAAGCAGCCGACCTCGCCGCCGATCGCGACGATCCCGGTCTGA